A region from the Canis lupus dingo isolate Sandy chromosome 9, ASM325472v2, whole genome shotgun sequence genome encodes:
- the HEXD gene encoding hexosaminidase D isoform X8, translating into MEFVLKHEALAHLREVALFPNTLNPHEAESLALVGAMISQVMELHPGARWLHVGCDEVYYLGEGEASRRWLQQEHNTKARLCLSHMKAVACHVLARHPATRPLVWDDMLRAIPEDQLAASGVPQLVEPVLWDYGADLDVHGKALLMEKYRKCGFLRLWAASAFKGATGASQALTPIEHHLRNNVQWLRVAARGPADMLQGIVLTGWQRYDHFSVLCELLPVGIPSLAVCLQSLLHGGFAEDVKARVENFLGISNLETTDFTGEGAGSFPGSDILALVTHVSLHLRSSVDALLERDRRAGLLAAVGPPVWLCPQVRDRLVWPLPPPAEAHPPRHGPAHPAPGAQPPGQVEHRGAGAGGRPAARLLPGRRGGVAGGERASQPAAAAGLAAGPEGGSQRQPQPAGGSGPLRAGPCVRPMSAPAAPMGQTVSAWKASGKCARKTRRGLLPDCV; encoded by the exons ATGGAG TTTGTGCTGAAGCACGAGGCTCTCGCTCACCTCCGAGAAGTGGCACTTTTCCCTAACACCCTGAACCCGCATGAGGCCGAGTCCCTGGCGCTGGTGGGAGCCATGATCAGCCAGGTCATGGAGCTGCACCCGGGCGCCCGGTGGCTCCATGTCGGCTGCGACGAG GTCTACTACCTCGGGGAGGGCGAGGCCTCGAGACGGTGGCTGCAGCAGGAGCACAACACCAAAGCCAGACTGTGCCTGTCCCACATGAAGGCGGTGGCCTGCCACGTGCTGGCCCGGCACCCGGCCACCAGGCCCCTGGTGTGGGACGACATGCTGCGGGCCATCCCCGAGGACCAGCTCGCAG CATCGGGGGTCCCACAGCTGGTGGAGCCCGTGCTCTGGGACTATGGGGCCGACCTGGACGTCCACGGCAAAG CTCTTCTCATGGAAAAGTACCGGAAGTGTGGTTTTCTCCGGCTGTGGGCTGCCAGCGCTTTCAAGGGGGCCACGGGGGCGAGCCAGGCCCTGACCCCCATCGAGCACCACCTCAGGAACAATGTGCAGTGGCTGCGGGTGGCAGCCAGGGGGCCAGCGGACATGCTGCAGGGCATCGTCCTGACCGGCTGGCAGAG GTACGACCACTTCTCGGTGCTGTGCGAGCTGCTGCCCGTGGGGATCCCGTCCCTGGCCGTCTGCCTGCAGTCGCTCCTACACG GAGGTTTTGCTGAAGACGTTAAAGCAAGAGTGGAGAACTTTCTCGGGATTTCAAACCTAGAAACGACTGACTTTACAGG CGAGGGCGCCGGCTCCTTCCCCGGTAGCGACATCCTGGCCCTCGTCACGCACGTCAGCCTCCACCTGCGCAGCTCCGTGGACGCGCTGCTGGAGAGGgacag gcGGGCTGGGCTGCTGGCTGCCGTGGGCCCACCTGTGTGGCTCTGCCCCCAGGTACGTGACCGGCTGGTTTGGCCCCTACCACCGCCGGCGGAAGCTCATCCACCCCGTCATGGTCCAGCACATCCAGCCCCCGGCGCTCAG CCTCCTGGCCAGGTGGAGCACCGTGGTGCAGGAGCTGGAGGCCGCCCTGCGGCGCGTCTTCTACCCGGACGCCGTGGAGGAGTGGCTGGAGGAGAACGTGCGTCCCAGCCTGCAGCGGCTGCAGGCCTTGCTGCAGGACCTGAGGGAGGCAGCCAGCGCCAGCCCCAGCCCGCAGGCGGGTCGGGACCCCTGAGGGCCGGGCCCTGCGTCCGTCCAATGTCCGCCCCTGCCGCACCCATGGGGCAGACGGTTAGCGCCTGGAAGGCAAGTGGAAAATGTGCAAGGAAAACACGCAGGGGCCTGCTTCCTGATTGTGTGTAG
- the HEXD gene encoding hexosaminidase D isoform X1: MRTPPAHTSRLRSVPSLVPGKLIWKKRPDKGLFYDFLRNSEMSGSSPFKMRLVHLDLKGAPPKVSYLSEVFPLFHALGANGLLLEYEDMFPYEGHLRLLRAKHAYSPPEIKEILHLATLNELEVIPLVQTFGHMEFVLKHEALAHLREVALFPNTLNPHEAESLALVGAMISQVMELHPGARWLHVGCDEVYYLGEGEASRRWLQQEHNTKARLCLSHMKAVACHVLARHPATRPLVWDDMLRAIPEDQLAASGVPQLVEPVLWDYGADLDVHGKALLMEKYRKCGFLRLWAASAFKGATGASQALTPIEHHLRNNVQWLRVAARGPADMLQGIVLTGWQRYDHFSVLCELLPVGIPSLAVCLQSLLHGGFAEDVKARVENFLGISNLETTDFTGEGAGSFPGSDILALVTHVSLHLRSSVDALLERDRRAGLLAAVGPPVWLCPQVRDRLVWPLPPPAEAHPPRHGPAHPAPGAQPPGQVEHRGAGAGGRPAARLLPGRRGGVAGGERASQPAAAAGLAAGPEGGSQRQPQPAGGSGPLRAGPCVRPMSAPAAPMGQTVSAWKASGKCARKTRRGLLPDCV, encoded by the exons ATGCGCACGCCACCCGCGCACACCTCCCGGCTCAGAAGTGTTCCAAGTCTAGTCCCTGGGAAATTGATTtg GAAGAAGCGCCCAGATAAGGGATTGTTCTATGACTTCCTGAGAAATAGTGAAATGTCAGGTTCTTCACCATTTAAGATGCGATTAGTTCATTTGGACCTTAAAGGAGCTCCACCAAAGGTCTCCTACCTCTCTGAG GTCTTTCCTCTGTTCCATGCCCTTGGCGCCAACGGGCTCCTCCTCGAGTACGAAGACATGTTTCCCTACGAGGGCCACCTCAGGCTTCTGAGAGCCAAGCACGCATACAG CCCCCCTGAAATTAAAGAGATCCTACATCTGGCTACACTGAATGAGCTAGAGGTCATTCCGTTGGTGCAGACATTTGGACACATGGAG TTTGTGCTGAAGCACGAGGCTCTCGCTCACCTCCGAGAAGTGGCACTTTTCCCTAACACCCTGAACCCGCATGAGGCCGAGTCCCTGGCGCTGGTGGGAGCCATGATCAGCCAGGTCATGGAGCTGCACCCGGGCGCCCGGTGGCTCCATGTCGGCTGCGACGAG GTCTACTACCTCGGGGAGGGCGAGGCCTCGAGACGGTGGCTGCAGCAGGAGCACAACACCAAAGCCAGACTGTGCCTGTCCCACATGAAGGCGGTGGCCTGCCACGTGCTGGCCCGGCACCCGGCCACCAGGCCCCTGGTGTGGGACGACATGCTGCGGGCCATCCCCGAGGACCAGCTCGCAG CATCGGGGGTCCCACAGCTGGTGGAGCCCGTGCTCTGGGACTATGGGGCCGACCTGGACGTCCACGGCAAAG CTCTTCTCATGGAAAAGTACCGGAAGTGTGGTTTTCTCCGGCTGTGGGCTGCCAGCGCTTTCAAGGGGGCCACGGGGGCGAGCCAGGCCCTGACCCCCATCGAGCACCACCTCAGGAACAATGTGCAGTGGCTGCGGGTGGCAGCCAGGGGGCCAGCGGACATGCTGCAGGGCATCGTCCTGACCGGCTGGCAGAG GTACGACCACTTCTCGGTGCTGTGCGAGCTGCTGCCCGTGGGGATCCCGTCCCTGGCCGTCTGCCTGCAGTCGCTCCTACACG GAGGTTTTGCTGAAGACGTTAAAGCAAGAGTGGAGAACTTTCTCGGGATTTCAAACCTAGAAACGACTGACTTTACAGG CGAGGGCGCCGGCTCCTTCCCCGGTAGCGACATCCTGGCCCTCGTCACGCACGTCAGCCTCCACCTGCGCAGCTCCGTGGACGCGCTGCTGGAGAGGgacag gcGGGCTGGGCTGCTGGCTGCCGTGGGCCCACCTGTGTGGCTCTGCCCCCAGGTACGTGACCGGCTGGTTTGGCCCCTACCACCGCCGGCGGAAGCTCATCCACCCCGTCATGGTCCAGCACATCCAGCCCCCGGCGCTCAG CCTCCTGGCCAGGTGGAGCACCGTGGTGCAGGAGCTGGAGGCCGCCCTGCGGCGCGTCTTCTACCCGGACGCCGTGGAGGAGTGGCTGGAGGAGAACGTGCGTCCCAGCCTGCAGCGGCTGCAGGCCTTGCTGCAGGACCTGAGGGAGGCAGCCAGCGCCAGCCCCAGCCCGCAGGCGGGTCGGGACCCCTGAGGGCCGGGCCCTGCGTCCGTCCAATGTCCGCCCCTGCCGCACCCATGGGGCAGACGGTTAGCGCCTGGAAGGCAAGTGGAAAATGTGCAAGGAAAACACGCAGGGGCCTGCTTCCTGATTGTGTGTAG
- the HEXD gene encoding hexosaminidase D isoform X3 — MSGSSPFKMRLVHLDLKGAPPKVSYLSEVFPLFHALGANGLLLEYEDMFPYEGHLRLLRAKHAYSPPEIKEILHLATLNELEVIPLVQTFGHMEFVLKHEALAHLREVALFPNTLNPHEAESLALVGAMISQVMELHPGARWLHVGCDEVYYLGEGEASRRWLQQEHNTKARLCLSHMKAVACHVLARHPATRPLVWDDMLRAIPEDQLAASGVPQLVEPVLWDYGADLDVHGKALLMEKYRKCGFLRLWAASAFKGATGASQALTPIEHHLRNNVQWLRVAARGPADMLQGIVLTGWQRYDHFSVLCELLPVGIPSLAVCLQSLLHGGFAEDVKARVENFLGISNLETTDFTGEGAGSFPGSDILALVTHVSLHLRSSVDALLERDRRAGLLAAVGPPVWLCPQVRDRLVWPLPPPAEAHPPRHGPAHPAPGAQPPGQVEHRGAGAGGRPAARLLPGRRGGVAGGERASQPAAAAGLAAGPEGGSQRQPQPAGGSGPLRAGPCVRPMSAPAAPMGQTVSAWKASGKCARKTRRGLLPDCV; from the exons ATGTCAGGTTCTTCACCATTTAAGATGCGATTAGTTCATTTGGACCTTAAAGGAGCTCCACCAAAGGTCTCCTACCTCTCTGAG GTCTTTCCTCTGTTCCATGCCCTTGGCGCCAACGGGCTCCTCCTCGAGTACGAAGACATGTTTCCCTACGAGGGCCACCTCAGGCTTCTGAGAGCCAAGCACGCATACAG CCCCCCTGAAATTAAAGAGATCCTACATCTGGCTACACTGAATGAGCTAGAGGTCATTCCGTTGGTGCAGACATTTGGACACATGGAG TTTGTGCTGAAGCACGAGGCTCTCGCTCACCTCCGAGAAGTGGCACTTTTCCCTAACACCCTGAACCCGCATGAGGCCGAGTCCCTGGCGCTGGTGGGAGCCATGATCAGCCAGGTCATGGAGCTGCACCCGGGCGCCCGGTGGCTCCATGTCGGCTGCGACGAG GTCTACTACCTCGGGGAGGGCGAGGCCTCGAGACGGTGGCTGCAGCAGGAGCACAACACCAAAGCCAGACTGTGCCTGTCCCACATGAAGGCGGTGGCCTGCCACGTGCTGGCCCGGCACCCGGCCACCAGGCCCCTGGTGTGGGACGACATGCTGCGGGCCATCCCCGAGGACCAGCTCGCAG CATCGGGGGTCCCACAGCTGGTGGAGCCCGTGCTCTGGGACTATGGGGCCGACCTGGACGTCCACGGCAAAG CTCTTCTCATGGAAAAGTACCGGAAGTGTGGTTTTCTCCGGCTGTGGGCTGCCAGCGCTTTCAAGGGGGCCACGGGGGCGAGCCAGGCCCTGACCCCCATCGAGCACCACCTCAGGAACAATGTGCAGTGGCTGCGGGTGGCAGCCAGGGGGCCAGCGGACATGCTGCAGGGCATCGTCCTGACCGGCTGGCAGAG GTACGACCACTTCTCGGTGCTGTGCGAGCTGCTGCCCGTGGGGATCCCGTCCCTGGCCGTCTGCCTGCAGTCGCTCCTACACG GAGGTTTTGCTGAAGACGTTAAAGCAAGAGTGGAGAACTTTCTCGGGATTTCAAACCTAGAAACGACTGACTTTACAGG CGAGGGCGCCGGCTCCTTCCCCGGTAGCGACATCCTGGCCCTCGTCACGCACGTCAGCCTCCACCTGCGCAGCTCCGTGGACGCGCTGCTGGAGAGGgacag gcGGGCTGGGCTGCTGGCTGCCGTGGGCCCACCTGTGTGGCTCTGCCCCCAGGTACGTGACCGGCTGGTTTGGCCCCTACCACCGCCGGCGGAAGCTCATCCACCCCGTCATGGTCCAGCACATCCAGCCCCCGGCGCTCAG CCTCCTGGCCAGGTGGAGCACCGTGGTGCAGGAGCTGGAGGCCGCCCTGCGGCGCGTCTTCTACCCGGACGCCGTGGAGGAGTGGCTGGAGGAGAACGTGCGTCCCAGCCTGCAGCGGCTGCAGGCCTTGCTGCAGGACCTGAGGGAGGCAGCCAGCGCCAGCCCCAGCCCGCAGGCGGGTCGGGACCCCTGAGGGCCGGGCCCTGCGTCCGTCCAATGTCCGCCCCTGCCGCACCCATGGGGCAGACGGTTAGCGCCTGGAAGGCAAGTGGAAAATGTGCAAGGAAAACACGCAGGGGCCTGCTTCCTGATTGTGTGTAG
- the HEXD gene encoding hexosaminidase D isoform X5, which translates to MFPYEGHLRLLRAKHAYSPPEIKEILHLATLNELEVIPLVQTFGHMEFVLKHEALAHLREVALFPNTLNPHEAESLALVGAMISQVMELHPGARWLHVGCDEVYYLGEGEASRRWLQQEHNTKARLCLSHMKAVACHVLARHPATRPLVWDDMLRAIPEDQLAASGVPQLVEPVLWDYGADLDVHGKALLMEKYRKCGFLRLWAASAFKGATGASQALTPIEHHLRNNVQWLRVAARGPADMLQGIVLTGWQRYDHFSVLCELLPVGIPSLAVCLQSLLHGGFAEDVKARVENFLGISNLETTDFTGEGAGSFPGSDILALVTHVSLHLRSSVDALLERDRRAGLLAAVGPPVWLCPQVRDRLVWPLPPPAEAHPPRHGPAHPAPGAQPPGQVEHRGAGAGGRPAARLLPGRRGGVAGGERASQPAAAAGLAAGPEGGSQRQPQPAGGSGPLRAGPCVRPMSAPAAPMGQTVSAWKASGKCARKTRRGLLPDCV; encoded by the exons ATGTTTCCCTACGAGGGCCACCTCAGGCTTCTGAGAGCCAAGCACGCATACAG CCCCCCTGAAATTAAAGAGATCCTACATCTGGCTACACTGAATGAGCTAGAGGTCATTCCGTTGGTGCAGACATTTGGACACATGGAG TTTGTGCTGAAGCACGAGGCTCTCGCTCACCTCCGAGAAGTGGCACTTTTCCCTAACACCCTGAACCCGCATGAGGCCGAGTCCCTGGCGCTGGTGGGAGCCATGATCAGCCAGGTCATGGAGCTGCACCCGGGCGCCCGGTGGCTCCATGTCGGCTGCGACGAG GTCTACTACCTCGGGGAGGGCGAGGCCTCGAGACGGTGGCTGCAGCAGGAGCACAACACCAAAGCCAGACTGTGCCTGTCCCACATGAAGGCGGTGGCCTGCCACGTGCTGGCCCGGCACCCGGCCACCAGGCCCCTGGTGTGGGACGACATGCTGCGGGCCATCCCCGAGGACCAGCTCGCAG CATCGGGGGTCCCACAGCTGGTGGAGCCCGTGCTCTGGGACTATGGGGCCGACCTGGACGTCCACGGCAAAG CTCTTCTCATGGAAAAGTACCGGAAGTGTGGTTTTCTCCGGCTGTGGGCTGCCAGCGCTTTCAAGGGGGCCACGGGGGCGAGCCAGGCCCTGACCCCCATCGAGCACCACCTCAGGAACAATGTGCAGTGGCTGCGGGTGGCAGCCAGGGGGCCAGCGGACATGCTGCAGGGCATCGTCCTGACCGGCTGGCAGAG GTACGACCACTTCTCGGTGCTGTGCGAGCTGCTGCCCGTGGGGATCCCGTCCCTGGCCGTCTGCCTGCAGTCGCTCCTACACG GAGGTTTTGCTGAAGACGTTAAAGCAAGAGTGGAGAACTTTCTCGGGATTTCAAACCTAGAAACGACTGACTTTACAGG CGAGGGCGCCGGCTCCTTCCCCGGTAGCGACATCCTGGCCCTCGTCACGCACGTCAGCCTCCACCTGCGCAGCTCCGTGGACGCGCTGCTGGAGAGGgacag gcGGGCTGGGCTGCTGGCTGCCGTGGGCCCACCTGTGTGGCTCTGCCCCCAGGTACGTGACCGGCTGGTTTGGCCCCTACCACCGCCGGCGGAAGCTCATCCACCCCGTCATGGTCCAGCACATCCAGCCCCCGGCGCTCAG CCTCCTGGCCAGGTGGAGCACCGTGGTGCAGGAGCTGGAGGCCGCCCTGCGGCGCGTCTTCTACCCGGACGCCGTGGAGGAGTGGCTGGAGGAGAACGTGCGTCCCAGCCTGCAGCGGCTGCAGGCCTTGCTGCAGGACCTGAGGGAGGCAGCCAGCGCCAGCCCCAGCCCGCAGGCGGGTCGGGACCCCTGAGGGCCGGGCCCTGCGTCCGTCCAATGTCCGCCCCTGCCGCACCCATGGGGCAGACGGTTAGCGCCTGGAAGGCAAGTGGAAAATGTGCAAGGAAAACACGCAGGGGCCTGCTTCCTGATTGTGTGTAG
- the HEXD gene encoding hexosaminidase D isoform X4: protein MRTPPAHTSRLRSVPSLVPGKLIWKKRPDKGLFYDFLRNSEMSGSSPFKMRLVHLDLKGAPPKVSYLSEVFPLFHALGANGLLLEYEDMFPYEGHLRLLRAKHAYSPPEIKEILHLATLNELEVIPLVQTFGHMEFVLKHEALAHLREVALFPNTLNPHEAESLALVGAMISQVMELHPGARWLHVGCDEVYYLGEGEASRRWLQQEHNTKARLCLSHMKAVACHVLARHPATRPLVWDDMLRAIPEDQLAASGVPQLVEPVLWDYGADLDVHGKALLMEKYRKCGFLRLWAASAFKGATGASQALTPIEHHLRNNVQWLRVAARGPADMLQGIVLTGWQRYDHFSVLCELLPVGIPSLAVCLQSLLHGGFAEDVKARVENFLGISNLETTDFTGEGAGSFPGSDILALVTHVSLHLRSSVDALLERDRYVTGWFGPYHRRRKLIHPVMVQHIQPPALSLLARWSTVVQELEAALRRVFYPDAVEEWLEENVRPSLQRLQALLQDLREAASASPSPQAGRDP from the exons ATGCGCACGCCACCCGCGCACACCTCCCGGCTCAGAAGTGTTCCAAGTCTAGTCCCTGGGAAATTGATTtg GAAGAAGCGCCCAGATAAGGGATTGTTCTATGACTTCCTGAGAAATAGTGAAATGTCAGGTTCTTCACCATTTAAGATGCGATTAGTTCATTTGGACCTTAAAGGAGCTCCACCAAAGGTCTCCTACCTCTCTGAG GTCTTTCCTCTGTTCCATGCCCTTGGCGCCAACGGGCTCCTCCTCGAGTACGAAGACATGTTTCCCTACGAGGGCCACCTCAGGCTTCTGAGAGCCAAGCACGCATACAG CCCCCCTGAAATTAAAGAGATCCTACATCTGGCTACACTGAATGAGCTAGAGGTCATTCCGTTGGTGCAGACATTTGGACACATGGAG TTTGTGCTGAAGCACGAGGCTCTCGCTCACCTCCGAGAAGTGGCACTTTTCCCTAACACCCTGAACCCGCATGAGGCCGAGTCCCTGGCGCTGGTGGGAGCCATGATCAGCCAGGTCATGGAGCTGCACCCGGGCGCCCGGTGGCTCCATGTCGGCTGCGACGAG GTCTACTACCTCGGGGAGGGCGAGGCCTCGAGACGGTGGCTGCAGCAGGAGCACAACACCAAAGCCAGACTGTGCCTGTCCCACATGAAGGCGGTGGCCTGCCACGTGCTGGCCCGGCACCCGGCCACCAGGCCCCTGGTGTGGGACGACATGCTGCGGGCCATCCCCGAGGACCAGCTCGCAG CATCGGGGGTCCCACAGCTGGTGGAGCCCGTGCTCTGGGACTATGGGGCCGACCTGGACGTCCACGGCAAAG CTCTTCTCATGGAAAAGTACCGGAAGTGTGGTTTTCTCCGGCTGTGGGCTGCCAGCGCTTTCAAGGGGGCCACGGGGGCGAGCCAGGCCCTGACCCCCATCGAGCACCACCTCAGGAACAATGTGCAGTGGCTGCGGGTGGCAGCCAGGGGGCCAGCGGACATGCTGCAGGGCATCGTCCTGACCGGCTGGCAGAG GTACGACCACTTCTCGGTGCTGTGCGAGCTGCTGCCCGTGGGGATCCCGTCCCTGGCCGTCTGCCTGCAGTCGCTCCTACACG GAGGTTTTGCTGAAGACGTTAAAGCAAGAGTGGAGAACTTTCTCGGGATTTCAAACCTAGAAACGACTGACTTTACAGG CGAGGGCGCCGGCTCCTTCCCCGGTAGCGACATCCTGGCCCTCGTCACGCACGTCAGCCTCCACCTGCGCAGCTCCGTGGACGCGCTGCTGGAGAGGgacag GTACGTGACCGGCTGGTTTGGCCCCTACCACCGCCGGCGGAAGCTCATCCACCCCGTCATGGTCCAGCACATCCAGCCCCCGGCGCTCAG CCTCCTGGCCAGGTGGAGCACCGTGGTGCAGGAGCTGGAGGCCGCCCTGCGGCGCGTCTTCTACCCGGACGCCGTGGAGGAGTGGCTGGAGGAGAACGTGCGTCCCAGCCTGCAGCGGCTGCAGGCCTTGCTGCAGGACCTGAGGGAGGCAGCCAGCGCCAGCCCCAGCCCGCAGGCGGGTCGGGACCCCTGA
- the HEXD gene encoding hexosaminidase D isoform X7, with protein sequence MSGSSPFKMRLVHLDLKGAPPKVSYLSEVFPLFHALGANGLLLEYEDMFPYEGHLRLLRAKHAYSPPEIKEILHLATLNELEVIPLVQTFGHMEFVLKHEALAHLREVALFPNTLNPHEAESLALVGAMISQVMELHPGARWLHVGCDEVYYLGEGEASRRWLQQEHNTKARLCLSHMKAVACHVLARHPATRPLVWDDMLRAIPEDQLAASGVPQLVEPVLWDYGADLDVHGKALLMEKYRKCGFLRLWAASAFKGATGASQALTPIEHHLRNNVQWLRVAARGPADMLQGIVLTGWQRYDHFSVLCELLPVGIPSLAVCLQSLLHGGFAEDVKARVENFLGISNLETTDFTGEGAGSFPGSDILALVTHVSLHLRSSVDALLERDRYVTGWFGPYHRRRKLIHPVMVQHIQPPALSLLARWSTVVQELEAALRRVFYPDAVEEWLEENVRPSLQRLQALLQDLREAASASPSPQAGRDP encoded by the exons ATGTCAGGTTCTTCACCATTTAAGATGCGATTAGTTCATTTGGACCTTAAAGGAGCTCCACCAAAGGTCTCCTACCTCTCTGAG GTCTTTCCTCTGTTCCATGCCCTTGGCGCCAACGGGCTCCTCCTCGAGTACGAAGACATGTTTCCCTACGAGGGCCACCTCAGGCTTCTGAGAGCCAAGCACGCATACAG CCCCCCTGAAATTAAAGAGATCCTACATCTGGCTACACTGAATGAGCTAGAGGTCATTCCGTTGGTGCAGACATTTGGACACATGGAG TTTGTGCTGAAGCACGAGGCTCTCGCTCACCTCCGAGAAGTGGCACTTTTCCCTAACACCCTGAACCCGCATGAGGCCGAGTCCCTGGCGCTGGTGGGAGCCATGATCAGCCAGGTCATGGAGCTGCACCCGGGCGCCCGGTGGCTCCATGTCGGCTGCGACGAG GTCTACTACCTCGGGGAGGGCGAGGCCTCGAGACGGTGGCTGCAGCAGGAGCACAACACCAAAGCCAGACTGTGCCTGTCCCACATGAAGGCGGTGGCCTGCCACGTGCTGGCCCGGCACCCGGCCACCAGGCCCCTGGTGTGGGACGACATGCTGCGGGCCATCCCCGAGGACCAGCTCGCAG CATCGGGGGTCCCACAGCTGGTGGAGCCCGTGCTCTGGGACTATGGGGCCGACCTGGACGTCCACGGCAAAG CTCTTCTCATGGAAAAGTACCGGAAGTGTGGTTTTCTCCGGCTGTGGGCTGCCAGCGCTTTCAAGGGGGCCACGGGGGCGAGCCAGGCCCTGACCCCCATCGAGCACCACCTCAGGAACAATGTGCAGTGGCTGCGGGTGGCAGCCAGGGGGCCAGCGGACATGCTGCAGGGCATCGTCCTGACCGGCTGGCAGAG GTACGACCACTTCTCGGTGCTGTGCGAGCTGCTGCCCGTGGGGATCCCGTCCCTGGCCGTCTGCCTGCAGTCGCTCCTACACG GAGGTTTTGCTGAAGACGTTAAAGCAAGAGTGGAGAACTTTCTCGGGATTTCAAACCTAGAAACGACTGACTTTACAGG CGAGGGCGCCGGCTCCTTCCCCGGTAGCGACATCCTGGCCCTCGTCACGCACGTCAGCCTCCACCTGCGCAGCTCCGTGGACGCGCTGCTGGAGAGGgacag GTACGTGACCGGCTGGTTTGGCCCCTACCACCGCCGGCGGAAGCTCATCCACCCCGTCATGGTCCAGCACATCCAGCCCCCGGCGCTCAG CCTCCTGGCCAGGTGGAGCACCGTGGTGCAGGAGCTGGAGGCCGCCCTGCGGCGCGTCTTCTACCCGGACGCCGTGGAGGAGTGGCTGGAGGAGAACGTGCGTCCCAGCCTGCAGCGGCTGCAGGCCTTGCTGCAGGACCTGAGGGAGGCAGCCAGCGCCAGCCCCAGCCCGCAGGCGGGTCGGGACCCCTGA
- the HEXD gene encoding hexosaminidase D isoform X6: protein MSGSSPFKMRLVHLDLKGAPPKVSYLSEVFPLFHALGANGLLLEYEDMFPYEGHLRLLRAKHAYSPPEIKEILHLATLNELEVIPLVQTFGHMEFVLKHEALAHLREVALFPNTLNPHEAESLALVGAMISQVMELHPGARWLHVGCDEVYYLGEGEASRRWLQQEHNTKARLCLSHMKAVACHVLARHPATRPLVWDDMLRAIPEDQLAASGVPQLVEPVLWDYGADLDVHGKALLMEKYRKCGFLRLWAASAFKGATGASQALTPIEHHLRNNVQWLRVAARGPADMLQGIVLTGWQRYDHFSVLCELLPVGIPSLAVCLQSLLHGGFAEDVKARVENFLGISNLETTDFTGYVTGWFGPYHRRRKLIHPVMVQHIQPPALSLLARWSTVVQELEAALRRVFYPDAVEEWLEENVRPSLQRLQALLQDLREAASASPSPQAGRDP, encoded by the exons ATGTCAGGTTCTTCACCATTTAAGATGCGATTAGTTCATTTGGACCTTAAAGGAGCTCCACCAAAGGTCTCCTACCTCTCTGAG GTCTTTCCTCTGTTCCATGCCCTTGGCGCCAACGGGCTCCTCCTCGAGTACGAAGACATGTTTCCCTACGAGGGCCACCTCAGGCTTCTGAGAGCCAAGCACGCATACAG CCCCCCTGAAATTAAAGAGATCCTACATCTGGCTACACTGAATGAGCTAGAGGTCATTCCGTTGGTGCAGACATTTGGACACATGGAG TTTGTGCTGAAGCACGAGGCTCTCGCTCACCTCCGAGAAGTGGCACTTTTCCCTAACACCCTGAACCCGCATGAGGCCGAGTCCCTGGCGCTGGTGGGAGCCATGATCAGCCAGGTCATGGAGCTGCACCCGGGCGCCCGGTGGCTCCATGTCGGCTGCGACGAG GTCTACTACCTCGGGGAGGGCGAGGCCTCGAGACGGTGGCTGCAGCAGGAGCACAACACCAAAGCCAGACTGTGCCTGTCCCACATGAAGGCGGTGGCCTGCCACGTGCTGGCCCGGCACCCGGCCACCAGGCCCCTGGTGTGGGACGACATGCTGCGGGCCATCCCCGAGGACCAGCTCGCAG CATCGGGGGTCCCACAGCTGGTGGAGCCCGTGCTCTGGGACTATGGGGCCGACCTGGACGTCCACGGCAAAG CTCTTCTCATGGAAAAGTACCGGAAGTGTGGTTTTCTCCGGCTGTGGGCTGCCAGCGCTTTCAAGGGGGCCACGGGGGCGAGCCAGGCCCTGACCCCCATCGAGCACCACCTCAGGAACAATGTGCAGTGGCTGCGGGTGGCAGCCAGGGGGCCAGCGGACATGCTGCAGGGCATCGTCCTGACCGGCTGGCAGAG GTACGACCACTTCTCGGTGCTGTGCGAGCTGCTGCCCGTGGGGATCCCGTCCCTGGCCGTCTGCCTGCAGTCGCTCCTACACG GAGGTTTTGCTGAAGACGTTAAAGCAAGAGTGGAGAACTTTCTCGGGATTTCAAACCTAGAAACGACTGACTTTACAGG GTACGTGACCGGCTGGTTTGGCCCCTACCACCGCCGGCGGAAGCTCATCCACCCCGTCATGGTCCAGCACATCCAGCCCCCGGCGCTCAG CCTCCTGGCCAGGTGGAGCACCGTGGTGCAGGAGCTGGAGGCCGCCCTGCGGCGCGTCTTCTACCCGGACGCCGTGGAGGAGTGGCTGGAGGAGAACGTGCGTCCCAGCCTGCAGCGGCTGCAGGCCTTGCTGCAGGACCTGAGGGAGGCAGCCAGCGCCAGCCCCAGCCCGCAGGCGGGTCGGGACCCCTGA